The Populus trichocarpa isolate Nisqually-1 chromosome 18, P.trichocarpa_v4.1, whole genome shotgun sequence genomic interval atttttctttcgattgaatcctttttgtttttttttttaattttattcttcaatatttgattgatttttaattggtattcataatttatttcaatttgtttttttaggttatcacaatttcaaataaatatcctTGTATTTGATTGATACTCAATTTTTACaggtgtctatttttattatcatattattaagtaaaaaataacttaaaaaaatattgttaaaccCGATAAAGTTCATGATTCGAGTTgcggatttgacaagttaagccGTAAAGTCCGGGATAATCCAATATGTcgtcatcttaatattaaaaaaaatcatctttaattttttttttaaaaaaacaaactacatTTTTTATCGATCATCCGGGTTATTTTTGGATCTGTTAAATTGACTAAGTCATGTCAAAACAACTcctacataaattaaatttaaattcagaTGAGACAAGAAATCAGGTCGGAAGGTTTCAAGATTTACTTGctaagttttgttttaaaaaatgctaaataatTTCTTGtagtctaaattttttttcatattttaaaaattttaatctgcTCCATATAGCGTAGGCGATTAAACTAGTAATGAATGTAATTTGAGTTAGATTTGTGGTTAGATGCCAATCTACCATTTGGAGTTGTTCCATTCCATCGAACCAGGTCAAAATTTGACTTCTACTATGCGTACATGCACCGAAGCATgaataaaattgttgaaatcaccGGGGACATGATTCAGCTAGTAAAAACTTAGAATCTAGATTTGCTTGCGCTCCAAAAGgtttaatttcatgtttatatatCTTCGATTTACATGAATTTTTCATAGCTGAGGTCAAACTAAAATTACCTTcttaattataacaaaacagaaaaagaaagaagaaagatgaaccTCTAAGATTTACTGTTCACTGGTATTTTAACACCCATAGCATCTTAGTTATGAAAGAGCATAATCAGTTACTACTACATGCGAAGAGAAcggtatatattttatttatatacatcATACCCTGTCCTGTAAAGAATATTGTCTAATCTGGAAAACTGGAAATTACATGGAAGAACAACTCTATATGTGAGCAAGCTATACTCCCCCTACTTCTTGGTGGCATTGCATTCAAGAGGGAGGCCCTGAGGGAATCGCTTAGTGTCTGCACAGTAATTGTAAACCATATAATTCTCCCGCACCCATTTCAGCTGTTTTTGACTTGTAGAATCCAGCTCTTGAGAGTACCACCGGTTATTAGTTGAGTTATTGCAAGAAGAGACTCCATTAGACCCCATACAAGCTTCGGCATTGAAGTTTCTATATGAAACGGTAAAGGGAGCTTGAGTCCAGTCTGTCTTCACAAGGCCCCCTCTTGTAGCCCAGTCATCTGCATTCCATATGCTTGCATACATCCTCATTGATTGCCTTTTGGGGTATGGGACTCCAATTGATTCCATGTTTTTGAATTCCCTTATTGGTCTCCCGTCAACATAGAATCTAGATGGCCAGAAATAGAAGTTAATACATATTTCGAGTACTGGAAAGAGGGAAGAAGAAGCTTTGTGAAATGTTGCATGTACATTAATATGTGCTTACACAATATGTCTTGGATTCCAGAGGACTGAATAGGTATGAAAATCAGCTGTTGGATCAAACCAGAGGTAGAATTGTTGCTCTCTGTCACCTTTTCCTTGAGTGTACACATTAGTATGGACTAAGTAAGGATCACCACTCAAATTGCCCAAAAACTCAAAGTCAATCTCATCCCATGCTGACCCTTGTGAGTGTAGCTGCTTCATGCAAATAttaagaattaggcttcatCTATTTGTAATCTgggaaaaagaacaaaagcaaAAGGAACTGGAGAATGGACTTAATTAGGACTTACATAGAAAGTAGTGACAGTGCCAGCAGAGTTGCCAGGGACAAGCTTGAGTTGGATATCAAACTTGCCAAAGAAATACTCATTCTTGGATTGGAACCCTGAGCCAGATGCTCTGTCAAGGGAAAGTGTTAGAAGATTGCCATTGTTGAGTATTTTAGCTCGTCCGTCTCCCCATATGATATCAACATCTTGGTAAAAGGAACCAGCGTCAACCAACAACAAATCAGAACCAACCAGAAGAGAGATCATTAGCAGCAGTAGTAAAGGGTTTGGCTCAGAAGGGTAGGCAGCCATGAACTTGTAATCACGCTTGATGGTTTTCAAATATGAAGTGTTGCAGCAAGCTCTTGACTCTtaacttgttttgtttgattttgaccTGCTAAAATGCTACAATATTGTGACAATTTATAGGGAGTCTGGATGGTGGCGAATTAGAATGTTCCTTTCAACTGTGGAGCACTTCAAGTTGGTCGGTGTAATGACATGAGAAGTAAACAGCTGGATACCATGAACAAGGCACAATGATATGGGATTCCTGACCACAAACTTAGCCAGGCCAATTACATGCTgcagtttctggaggccattattttttttttttgtaaattattcaTGCCTAGTTTAAAACAATGATTCATATGCTTTTCTTTTgataatattagaatttttttttttttatgttttcgctGGGCTTAAAAAAGTTGTGTTGCATGTCTCTAGCATTAATTTAGCATATCTTGTGTTCTAAGCCAAAACCACTaatcaccccccccccccccgcacATATATTTCAATATTCATTGGTGAAAGTGAGTCACCTCCGAGGTTGTTCACCAACCCCAGCatacttttaaattattcatctgggatttaaaaaaaaccaaaaaatgtcTTAGCAACATAGTGATCAACAAGAGTGgagactaaattataatttttcaaacataATGTACTAAGTTATAATACCATTCAAAACACAgggactaaataaaaagaatctacGCAATCTCAAAGTCAAAGCCGTGTTGCCTGTTCGAAACCACTAATCTAGTAGCTTTCTCCAAGCACTCAGTGGAAGGATTGGCTATGCCATCAACTTCGAAGCCGTCCAAATTGTGGATTCTAGAGTGATCTTACCACGTCCCCAGTAGCCACCTTCGGGAGCAATGATAGCCCCCATATGCTGCTAGTCAAATTAGGCATCCGCTCTGGATAAAgtaagtgaaaaaagaaaataacaaggaataaacaatttaatttaattttatcattacatTTCCCAGgttttcaatttaacaaaaaaaacataaaattgaaatatcaaataaaatcaaacttatTATTATGCATTTGGGCTTCTCATCAAGTTGCGCCAAGCGATACTTCTTCGTTAGGATGGCTCTAGAatcatcattttcttattttaaaaaataaagctggACATTAGCGGCAGAGAACTAATACATGACAAAATTAAGAGTAAATgtaatataagagaaaaatgtGAGAATGAGTTCTTGTGGAGGTAAGCTTGTTGTTTTTACACATTAATTTAAGGTATTTATAGATCTTAATTCTATCAGTTTATCTCAAACATGgagtaatattataatttattagtaaaaatattaatattcaccCTCCATTATAAAGCTCGATATTATTATTGGTTAAAAGGTTAGTAAATATCAGTAACATGTTAATAAGAAATAACtattaatcaagaaaagaaacagcTGATTTATATTGCGAATTATTGGCTAGAAATATAATGGAAAGCAtgtataaaactatatatttacaaaatatttatggCTAGCATTCGTAGGCAAATGCAAGTCATTTATGGCTAggctttttttaagaaaaacaaattgcacCATCACTAGGCCTGATCACCCGATTAATATGAGGTTAAAACTTCTTAGACTGTAGGATGAGACCTGTAACTTGATCAATTCATCCATAGttgtttattgagtttttttttttttttttggtaaatacTTCTACGTACGTACATTCTCATATTACAATGTTTGTGTATAATAATTGTGATTGTGTAAAATGAggtaattaatgaaaaatattttatacgtacttttttatttgctatatCTATAAGCTGCACCCTCTCCTCtagaaatcaaattatttataatcaGGTTAGAGCACAATTGATAGTACCTAGATCTGTGGTGTTCGAGTGTACATGTGGATCCTTAGTGTTCTAAAAATAACTAGTCGGTCTCTTCACATGATGTCGggggtattttttaaattgtttttatttaattttatgataattaaaataaacattagtaaaaaaaaattaataatttcaattctaaataaaaaatttatatatataaatattgataaaaactttcaatagtttaaatataaaaaaaatgtatctctttgataaaaaaaaaaaactttcctttcttattcatgtatttttttattttgaaaaaaatatttatatatatatatatatatatatatcataagcattattttttaaataaaaacttatctgATAAAAAAACGAGAAGAGGGCCAGATAGACCGAGGAGAACGCATATGCTTTAATCATTTGGAGTCCAACCAACTTAGATGATGACTGTACTCTCTTACAAGACGGGGAGGTGCTCTCCTTGcagtttaatattttaaacatgGTTTTAAGacattgaaaaaagatatataattacCTGTTCTGTATTGATAAATTAAGATCATGAGTATATATTCAAATTTGAACCGCTATAAATTAAGTATCCTCTTTTATAAAGATAAGAGAattcttttcatatttatttatagttattAATTGGGACCTATTTCAACTCATAATCACACCAAATtggtttgatatattaatttatttggagTTAAGATCTTCTTTAAGGACATGGATATGAATTCCTCATCATCAAGCGCTTTAGAggaccttaaaaataaaacaagagaaTACAAATCAAATTAAGCCAGATGAACACAAAAAATTTGTCCAAATTATTCAACTTTGATActaataagaggaaaaaaacgcataaaaatataattgacgaCCTCATGCCCGAAAAGAAAATCCCTGAACTAGGGAATTCTACTACATAATTATCATATGCATAGCATGTAGGCGGTTAATGGTGATCATTACGATCATCGGAGGACGTCGAGGGGGGAACAATATTATCCAAGCCAAACAAATCATCGTTGTTTTCGCCGAAATCATCATTACCTCCATTGCCGAACTGAAAAGAACTGATCTCATAATCCAAAATTGTCTTCAGAACATAACTAGAACTTTGGTCAAGCTGAAGGTTATAAGTTTGAGGAATACCAGGAAGCGCATTATCTTGAGAGACTCTTGCCAGCCCATTTTGAGAATTATGAGGATATGCAGAAGCAAAATTACCATACCTGCCAAGATAACCCATCTGACTTACATGATTATAATTTCCAGTCACTGTAGCAACACTTGTAACCGCATGATCTTGAGAGACTCCTGCCACCAACCCATTTTGAGAATTCTGAGGATATGCAGAAGCAGAATTACCATAGCTATCAAGATATCCCATCTGACTTCCAGGATTAAAATTTCCAGTCACAGTGTTGCTACTATAAACCGCATGATTTTGAGAGACTCCTACCACCAGCCCATTTTGAGAATTCTGAGGAAATGCAGAAACAGAATTACCATATGATGTATCAAGATATCCCAACTGACTTCCAGGATTATGATATTCAGATATACCATGAACCACAACTTGTTGTGGCACCAGATTTCCATTATTTTCAGATGGTtgatcttcaatttcatcatcctgtAGTCCATTGATACGATTTGTAGGAGGACCATCAGTCCTGTTATGAATTCTGCATAACACCCATTCATCAAGCTGCATATAACACGAGGCAACAACATTGAACATTagggaaagaaagagaaatattaGACTGTAAAATACGGAACGTTAAGTTGTCACTAAGCACATTTAGGTCGttgaatttgtatatatataaaaaaagagcgGCATAAGTTGAAAGCTTCAAAGTGAAGAGATTGATTTCGGtataaaaataatcagaaaaagggaaaattaaACTTACCCTCATACCATCATTTGTCCGTTTTGGTGCTCCATCAGAATTTCTTGCTCTATATTCATGCATAATCCAATTGGTTTTGCCACCGCCTGGAGCTTTCCCTCTATAGAAGACCAAGGTCTTCTTGCTTCCAATAACTTGATTGGCGCTTATAACATCTGTATCAGCTCCAGTAGCCTTCCAATATCCATCGCCTGCGGCTCGGTTTGGTCGATCCCCATTTGGATACTTCCTATCTCTTGGTGTTAAGAAGTACCATTCCTTCTCTCCATATGGTTCGTAGTTTTCTATTtgaaaatcaacaaacaaaacttttcCTTAAAATTACCATATAACTAGTACAATCGCACGCATTATCAAAAAGCTTGCAAgaatatcatttttcttatcaatattCATGAAGTTTTAGAGGAAAAGAAACTAATTAGCGTGAGATATCTTCAATTTCATAATCCACCAcccaatttcaaaattttcagatAATTGCTGCATCCAAGTCATGGACAAAGGTGACTTGTATAGTAGCAtgtaaaaaaaagggaattttTAGATACTTGTAAGGCCATGGAATAATCACACTGCTGTTCATTCAATGATGATATCGATTATAAGAAACAGGAGTACTCATGATCTTTCCAAGAAGGGTTTACGAAAGTAGATTTATTATTAAACAAGTGTTTAATCCATTAACCACAGAGCGGATAACCAACTGTTAACAGGTAACCTAAGGGTACAGGTTAGACATTAAACACAGAGcttcaaaattatgtttttatcctaaaattaCTCTGCAAAAAGCAGTTTGGAAAGAGCAAATAATCTCACAAACAACACTAAATAATATAAAGTAAAGAATGGAAGAAATCATTAAAGAAGAAatacaaaagggaaaaaaaaagggagagttCTGTTCAACCTGCAAGAGTCTCTGGGTTATATTTGTATAACGTAACTTCGTGGATACCATTGCGTGGCAATGGTCTGTTCCGGATCTTGCACAGCAGGTAACACGAGATAAGCTCTTGATCTTTAGGCTTGAACCTGTAACCAGGAGGGTACTGATCTCCCTGAACAAGCCCAGGATTGACACCAAGCTGAGCATGAGACGGGTAAGTAATGCTACTGTTGTTAACAGGATTTGTTAAACCAGCCCCCCTCCTTTGGTCCTCCATGATCGACACGAAGGCTAGGAAAGAAATATACCCAGCTTTCAAGGAAAAGTAGGGTTAGGAAAACGGGTAGACAAActtagatatatatatacacatgtaCAGGTGCTGTCTCTACAAAATAGCTGTTCTAATATCAGCAGGAAACAAACTCTTTCAGAAGCAGCTATATTCTCTCTACAGAATTGAATTTCCACAGTTAGTTTAGTAACCGAATTCTTTATAATTGTTCCAAGTAATATGGCTGTTATCCAACTTTCTTCGGATAAATCAGAGATAACATTACTGAACAGGAGCAAACGAAGAATACGGATTGGCCAAACAGCACTAGTTGACTCCGATACAAaccaacttttatatatatatatatataaaggtttgTTTTCAAGAACtgatctagaaaaaaaatacaagataattAACAGAACTCcgaaataaaattgttaaaatatctaagttattttttattacagtAGTATTATCTTTTTAAAGGCTAACAAAACTCTAACTAAAATAAATCCATAGTcttaaaaattgtaaaatatactaaaactgcCCAGTCTTTCACGGtaacaatccacagtgaaacactgagcagtctcttttatcttttttttttgagctgttttttcattgttttttaagctgttttttttttcatttttatgcttttttttttttgcttctttctttgttttttttaataattttctttgtttaatttagtttattaatgttaattttttttatttagttatcagctTTTCATGACACTGATCGCAGGTTTAACAGGTCAACTTGGTTTCACGAGTTAGcccaaaaatttttttttgtttttttgtttttaattaatttttttcgtttactttagtttgttaatgttaaatttctttctatttaattatcagactttcatgacacatatcccaagtttcacgggttaacccagttaattctgggttaacccgtccatttttttttgttttttttcttttgttaatgttaatttttttttatttagttaccagactttcatgacacggatcccgagtttaacgggttaacctggagcagtctcttttatcttttcgtttttttttgttttttgagctgttttttctttgttttttaagctgtttttttttttgttttgttttttatgcctttcgtttttttttttttttgcttctttctttgttttttttaaataattttctttgtttaatttagtttgttaatgttaaatttttttatttagttattagctTTTCATGACACTGATcgcgggtttaacaggttaacttggtttcacgAGTTAGcccggaatttttttttatttttttctttttaattaatttttttcgtttactttagtttgttaatgttaaatttctttctatttagttatcagactttcatgacacatatcccaagtttcacgggttaacctggttaattctgggttaacccgtccatttttttgttttttttcttttgttaatggcaaattttttttatttagttatcagactttcatgacacggatcccgggtttaacgggttaacctggtttgacgagttaacccggagtttttttttttgcttttttttctttttaattaatttttttcgtttaccttagtttgttaatgttaaatttctttctatttagttatcagactttcatgacacatatcctaggtttgacgagttaacctggttttacgggttaacccagttaattctgggttaacccatccatttttttttgttttttttttcctttgttaatgttaaattttttttatttagctatcagactttcatgacacagatcccgggtttaacaagttaacctggtttgacaagATAAcctggagttttttttttgtttttttttctttttaattaattttttttgtttaatttagtttgttaatgttaaatttctttctatttagttatcagattttcatgatacatatcccgggtttgacgggttaatatggtttcacgggttaactgAGTTAAttctaggttaacccgttaatttttttttttctatttagttatcaagcTTTCATGACGTGAATctcaggtttgataggttaacctggtttgaagggttaacctagttaattcagattttttttctttttcatcattagtttttttcttcatgttggtttttttctttgtttttttctttttaattaatctatttaattatcacacttttatgacacgaccttgcagccagacccacatccatgGCTCTTGGCTCTGGTGTTgtagccagactcacttaaacttgagtcatgtaagtttaatattattattattattataaatattactcttgggtcaagcgttgcagttagacccaaggcttttgggtatatctttgtAGAAAGACCTAACATtcttagatcttagccttttttatattttttatgcaagaaaaaaaattaacccgtgggtatgcctttattttttttccttttcttttcctttttaagccttttactgtggactgcacagtgcagtccacagtgaaaaagttgatgcctttagtttttttttgcctttttcgttgttttttttgtttttttaattatttttttaatttcctttcttaatattaaattttttctatttaattatcagaattttatgacacgaatctcagatttgacgggttaacccagttgattcagattttctttctttttcttcattagtttttttcttcctatgactttttttctctttgcttttttctttttaattaatcttttttttaatttagttcattaatattattatttttttctatttagttatcacactttcataaCAAGGATCTCaggtttaatgggttaacctaATTTGGCAGGTtcacccagttgattcagattttttttaattagtttttttcttccaatttcatcttttaatattgtatacaGTCTACAGTAAAAAggttgatgcctttagttttttcttttttttctttttatgtctttCACTGTGGCCTGCACATTGTAGTCCACgatgaaaaggctgatgccttcttcttcttttttcaattaattttttttaattttttttgttgatattaaatttttttctatttagttattagactttcatgacacagatctcatatttgacaggttaaaatagttaatttagatttctttttctttttcttcattagttttttcttcttataggttttttttttatttttctttttaattaatatttttttgtttaacttagttcattaatattaattttttttatatttagctatctgctgatgcctttagtttttttttttttttgttgtttttatgcctttgactcTGGACTGCACAaggcagtccacagtgaaaaagctgatgccttttgtttgttcgttttttttgtttcacttttcgattaatttttttcctttaatttggtttgtttatgttaaatttttttctatttagttataagactttcatgacacggatctcatgtttgacgggttaacccagttaattcagatttttttctttttctacattagtttttttctccgtataggttttttcttctttgtttttccctttttaattaatttttttaatttagtttgttgatattaaaattctttctatttagttatcagactttcatgacacggatctctcaggtttgacgagttacccagttaatttagattttttttctttttcttcattagtttttttcttgctatatgtttttttttcttttaacccagttagttttttttcttttcttttttatgcctttgactgcGAACTGCagagtgcagtccacagtgaaaaggtcGATGcctttagtttgtttttgttttttttctttttaattaatttttttcattt includes:
- the LOC7488985 gene encoding xyloglucan endotransglucosylase/hydrolase protein 24 produces the protein MAAYPSEPNPLLLLLMISLLVGSDLLLVDAGSFYQDVDIIWGDGRAKILNNGNLLTLSLDRASGSGFQSKNEYFFGKFDIQLKLVPGNSAGTVTTFYLHSQGSAWDEIDFEFLGNLSGDPYLVHTNVYTQGKGDREQQFYLWFDPTADFHTYSVLWNPRHIVFYVDGRPIREFKNMESIGVPYPKRQSMRMYASIWNADDWATRGGLVKTDWTQAPFTVSYRNFNAEACMGSNGVSSCNNSTNNRWYSQELDSTSQKQLKWVRENYMVYNYCADTKRFPQGLPLECNATKK
- the LOC7488986 gene encoding NAC transcription factor 25; its protein translation is MEDQRRGAGLTNPVNNSSITYPSHAQLGVNPGLVQGDQYPPGYRFKPKDQELISCYLLCKIRNRPLPRNGIHEVTLYKYNPETLAENYEPYGEKEWYFLTPRDRKYPNGDRPNRAAGDGYWKATGADTDVISANQVIGSKKTLVFYRGKAPGGGKTNWIMHEYRARNSDGAPKRTNDGMRLDEWVLCRIHNRTDGPPTNRINGLQDDEIEDQPSENNGNLVPQQVVVHGISEYHNPGSQLGYLDTSYGNSVSAFPQNSQNGLVVGVSQNHAVYSSNTVTGNFNPGSQMGYLDSYGNSASAYPQNSQNGLVAGVSQDHAVTSVATVTGNYNHVSQMGYLGRYGNFASAYPHNSQNGLARVSQDNALPGIPQTYNLQLDQSSSYVLKTILDYEISSFQFGNGGNDDFGENNDDLFGLDNIVPPSTSSDDRNDHH